Proteins from a single region of Schistocerca gregaria isolate iqSchGreg1 chromosome 3, iqSchGreg1.2, whole genome shotgun sequence:
- the LOC126355526 gene encoding cuticle protein 38-like, which translates to MNTLIVLSAVLAVAVATPGYLGAAPAAVVAPAAYAAPAVVAAPVHPGYAAYGPAPIAVRSDGYLLDTPDVAVNKAAHLTAVAQTRARDAIINGAAVLAAPAVAAPVAYAAPGALAAAAHLHAKAALLG; encoded by the exons atgaacactctg ATCGTCCTGAGCGCCGTCCTGGCAGTGGCAGTGGCCACCCCTGGCTACCTGGGTGCTGCCCCCGCTGCAGTAGTAGCGCCggccgcctacgccgcccccgcagtGGTCGCCGCCCCCGTCCACCCTGGGTACGCCGCCTACGGCCCTGCCCCCATCGCCGTCCGCTCTGACGGCTACCTGCTGGACACCCCTGACGTGGCTGTGAACAAAGCCGCCCACCTGACCGCCGTTGCCCAGACGAGGGCCCGCGACGCCATCATCAACGGCGCCGCTGTGCtggccgcccccgccgtcgccgcCCCCGTGGCTTACGCCGCCCCTGGAGCCCTCGCGGCCGCCGCCCACCTTCACGCCAAGGCTGCTCTGCTGGGCTGA